One Desulfovibrio fairfieldensis genomic window carries:
- a CDS encoding tyrosine recombinase XerC, which produces MNRLKREAAPAMMATDRSDSADKPDMAGLQIEAFLSWLAVQKGASDATQKAYGADLTQLAVFLQEQGADLAWPGEVSRKHIQAFLAWLFRRGEAKSSMARKLAAVRSFFRFLLRSGRVSENVAAQVRNPRQEKHHPRALNVDETFALLDTPKAAPPSEAHAARLLCRDLALAELLYGSGLRISEALSLDLDDAQLRSRVLRVMGKGSRERLSPLSDTSCEALAAWLAERSYLALPEEQALFVGARGARLNRREAVRIIAGLCRRAGLAFTVSPHSLRHSFATHLLAAGADLRSVQELLGHRRLTTTQRYTQVSLEHLIRAYDQAHPRSGKK; this is translated from the coding sequence ATGAACAGGCTAAAGCGTGAAGCCGCCCCCGCAATGATGGCAACGGACAGATCGGACAGCGCGGACAAGCCGGATATGGCCGGACTGCAGATAGAGGCATTTCTTTCCTGGCTTGCGGTGCAGAAGGGCGCTTCTGATGCCACGCAAAAGGCCTATGGCGCGGATCTGACCCAATTGGCCGTTTTTTTGCAGGAGCAGGGGGCTGATCTGGCCTGGCCGGGCGAGGTGAGCCGCAAACATATCCAGGCCTTTCTGGCCTGGCTGTTCCGCCGGGGCGAAGCCAAAAGCTCCATGGCCCGCAAACTGGCCGCCGTGCGCTCCTTTTTCCGTTTTTTGCTGCGCAGCGGCCGGGTCAGTGAAAACGTGGCGGCCCAGGTGCGCAACCCACGCCAGGAAAAGCATCATCCGCGCGCGCTCAATGTGGATGAAACCTTTGCCCTGCTGGATACGCCCAAAGCCGCGCCGCCCTCCGAGGCCCACGCCGCGCGCCTGCTCTGCCGGGATCTGGCCCTGGCCGAACTGCTCTATGGCTCGGGCCTGCGTATTTCCGAAGCATTGAGCCTGGATCTGGACGACGCGCAACTGCGTTCCCGCGTACTGCGGGTCATGGGCAAAGGCTCCCGTGAACGTCTGTCCCCCTTGTCCGACACCTCCTGCGAAGCCCTGGCCGCATGGCTGGCGGAACGTTCCTATCTGGCATTGCCCGAGGAGCAGGCGCTCTTTGTGGGCGCGCGCGGCGCGCGCCTGAACCGGCGTGAAGCGGTACGGATCATTGCCGGGCTCTGCCGCCGGGCCGGTCTGGCCTTTACGGTTTCCCCACACAGTCTGCGCCATTCCTTTGCCACCCATTTGCTGGCCGCGGGCGCGGATCTGCGCAGCGTGCAGGAACTGCTGGGGCACCGGCGGCTGACCACCACGCAACGCTATACCCAGGTCAGTTTGGAACATCTGATCCGTGCCTATGATCAGGCTCATCCCCGTTCCGGGAAAAAGTAA
- a CDS encoding manganese-dependent inorganic pyrophosphatase, with protein sequence MSALVLGHMNPDTDSIVAAIAAADLYSKRGFDVTPAAQGAPTPETEFVLKKFGLSAPQVVSDVAGKDLYLVDYSDLAQAPQGMDSATVLGIVDHHKLGDVTTSSPLEAWIWPVGCTGTVLKNMYDFYGVEIPKNIAGGLLCAILSDTVIFKSPTCTEADKKAVEALAKIAGVSDVVALGMEMFKVKSAVDGTSMHDLVFRDYKDFDMNGNKVGIGQLEVVDLSILDKVKAGLQEEIAKVKGEGRHSVFLLLTDIMKEGSEMLIVSDDPAVVEKAFGVKPDGSSVWLPGVMSRKKQVVPNFEKAFK encoded by the coding sequence ATGTCCGCATTAGTTCTTGGTCACATGAATCCCGATACCGACAGCATCGTTGCCGCCATTGCCGCCGCTGACCTGTACAGCAAACGCGGTTTTGATGTCACCCCGGCCGCGCAGGGCGCGCCGACCCCTGAAACTGAATTCGTGCTGAAGAAGTTCGGCCTCAGCGCTCCCCAGGTGGTCAGCGACGTTGCCGGCAAAGATCTGTATCTGGTGGACTACTCCGACCTGGCCCAGGCCCCGCAGGGCATGGATTCCGCCACCGTGCTGGGCATCGTGGACCACCACAAGCTGGGCGACGTGACCACGTCCTCTCCTTTGGAAGCCTGGATCTGGCCCGTGGGCTGCACCGGCACCGTGCTCAAGAACATGTATGACTTCTACGGTGTGGAAATTCCCAAGAACATCGCCGGCGGCCTGCTTTGCGCCATCCTTTCCGACACGGTCATCTTCAAATCCCCGACCTGTACCGAAGCCGACAAGAAAGCCGTGGAAGCTCTGGCCAAAATCGCCGGTGTAAGCGACGTGGTGGCCTTGGGCATGGAAATGTTCAAGGTCAAGAGCGCGGTGGACGGCACCTCCATGCACGATCTGGTCTTCCGCGACTACAAAGATTTCGACATGAACGGCAACAAGGTGGGCATCGGTCAGCTGGAAGTGGTGGACCTCTCCATCCTCGACAAGGTCAAGGCCGGTCTGCAGGAAGAAATCGCCAAGGTGAAGGGCGAAGGCCGTCACAGCGTGTTCCTGTTGCTCACGGACATCATGAAGGAAGGTTCGGAGATGCTGATCGTTTCCGATGATCCCGCCGTGGTGGAAAAAGCCTTTGGCGTGAAGCCCGACGGCAGTTCCGTGTGGCTGCCCGGCGTCATGAGCCGCAAAAAGCAGGTTGTGCCCAATTTTGAAAAGGCCTTTAAATAA
- the hslU gene encoding ATP-dependent protease ATPase subunit HslU, with protein MSTLTPREIVAELDKFVVGQEQAKRMVAVAVRNRWRRQHLSPELRDEVAPKNIIMMGPTGVGKTEIARRLAKLSGAPFIKVEATKFTEVGYVGRDVESMVRDLMEIGINLVREEENARVRKAAEAAAESRLMDLLLPNSFGQEERNSTREKLLQQFRLGFLDQREVEMEVTEQGGQGVDIFAIPGMEQMGGQVKDMFSKAFPPRRSRRKMKIRDAFNVLVQEESGKLVDQEALTERAKERVEQSGIIFIDEIDKIASSSQNRTSDISREGVQRDLLPIVEGSSVNTKYGMVRTDHILFIAAGAFHFSKPSDMIPELQGRFPLRVELQALGKEEFLRILTEPDNALTKQYEALLGTEQIRLSFTRDGLEEVAAFAEDTNSRTENIGARRLYTIMEKILADISFDAPDMPGAQIVVNRDYVCEHLQDVRKDQDLSQYIL; from the coding sequence ATGAGCACCTTGACACCCCGTGAGATCGTGGCGGAACTGGACAAATTTGTGGTGGGGCAGGAACAGGCCAAGCGCATGGTGGCCGTGGCCGTGCGCAACCGCTGGCGGCGTCAGCATCTCTCGCCGGAACTGCGCGATGAAGTGGCTCCCAAGAACATCATCATGATGGGGCCCACCGGCGTGGGCAAGACCGAAATTGCCCGCCGCCTGGCCAAGTTGTCCGGCGCGCCCTTTATCAAGGTGGAAGCCACCAAGTTCACGGAAGTGGGCTATGTGGGACGAGATGTGGAGTCCATGGTGCGTGATCTCATGGAAATAGGCATCAACCTGGTGCGCGAGGAGGAAAACGCCCGCGTGCGCAAGGCCGCCGAGGCCGCCGCTGAATCGCGTCTGATGGATCTGCTTCTGCCCAACTCCTTCGGCCAGGAAGAACGCAATTCCACCCGCGAAAAATTGCTCCAGCAGTTCCGCCTGGGCTTTCTAGACCAGCGGGAAGTGGAAATGGAAGTGACCGAGCAGGGCGGTCAGGGCGTCGACATTTTCGCCATTCCGGGCATGGAACAGATGGGCGGCCAGGTCAAGGATATGTTCAGCAAGGCTTTTCCGCCGCGCCGCAGCCGCCGCAAGATGAAAATCCGCGACGCCTTCAACGTGCTGGTTCAGGAAGAGTCGGGCAAGCTGGTGGATCAGGAAGCCCTGACCGAACGCGCCAAGGAGCGGGTGGAGCAGAGCGGCATCATTTTTATTGACGAAATCGACAAGATCGCCAGCTCCTCGCAGAACCGCACTTCGGACATCTCGCGAGAGGGCGTGCAGCGCGATCTGCTGCCCATTGTGGAAGGCAGCTCGGTGAACACCAAGTACGGCATGGTCCGTACGGACCACATTTTGTTTATTGCCGCCGGGGCCTTCCACTTCAGCAAGCCGTCGGACATGATTCCCGAACTGCAGGGTCGTTTTCCCCTGCGGGTGGAGTTGCAGGCCCTGGGCAAGGAGGAATTCCTGCGCATCCTCACCGAACCGGACAATGCCCTGACCAAGCAGTACGAAGCCCTGCTGGGCACGGAGCAGATTCGCTTGAGCTTTACCAGGGACGGCCTGGAGGAAGTGGCGGCTTTTGCCGAGGACACCAATTCCCGCACGGAAAACATCGGCGCGCGACGCCTGTATACCATCATGGAAAAGATTCTGGCCGATATTTCCTTTGACGCGCCGGACATGCCCGGCGCGCAGATCGTGGTCAACAGGGACTATGTCTGCGAACATTTGCAGGATGTGCGCAAGGATCAGGATCTGAGCCAGTATATTCTGTAA